From Pirellulales bacterium, one genomic window encodes:
- the mgtE gene encoding magnesium transporter, with translation MRHPLLVPDLRELIIEREEKALRDFFLPHHPAATAELVDDLEPAEALYVLKLFAGRTRAEVFSYLEGQLQDGIAQLMERNDLAALVSAMSHDERADLITRLPQERTEQVLPLLAQAEREDIRRLTAYKEDTAGAVMTSDYATVPAELTAAAAIDRLRHEAPDRETIYYCYVLDDHRRLVGFVSLKNLILAPPHRRVADIMQTEVIASVVDEDQEATASKLMEYDLLALPIVDHENRLVGIVTHDDVADVIVEEASEDVYRLGAVGPLEDSYLRTPLLTMWSKRSFWLAILFCAEFMTMMVLLQYKETFDAVPGLVLFIPLIISAGGNCGSQSATIITRALALGEVQPADWFRVVWHEIMMGVSLGLTLGALGLIGAAGFLHMMGGHDESTNKVTIAHMAMVVSLGVSLVVVCGNLVGATLPLALKRLGLDPALMSNPVVASLVDVTGILLYFAIAEAFLM, from the coding sequence ATGCGGCATCCCCTGCTAGTACCTGACCTGCGCGAGCTGATCATCGAGCGCGAGGAGAAGGCGCTGCGGGATTTCTTTTTGCCGCACCATCCTGCGGCTACTGCCGAACTGGTCGACGATCTCGAGCCGGCCGAGGCACTATACGTCCTCAAACTGTTCGCCGGCCGAACGCGGGCCGAGGTGTTCTCCTACCTCGAGGGGCAATTGCAGGACGGCATAGCTCAGTTGATGGAGCGGAACGATCTTGCGGCGTTAGTCAGCGCCATGTCGCACGACGAGCGTGCAGATCTGATCACGCGACTGCCCCAGGAGCGAACCGAACAGGTTCTGCCCCTGCTGGCCCAGGCAGAGCGCGAAGACATTCGTCGCTTGACAGCCTACAAAGAAGACACGGCCGGCGCCGTGATGACGAGCGACTACGCTACCGTGCCGGCCGAGTTGACAGCAGCCGCAGCGATCGACCGATTACGGCACGAGGCGCCCGACCGGGAGACGATTTATTACTGCTACGTGCTTGACGATCATCGACGCCTGGTCGGCTTTGTCTCGCTCAAGAATTTGATCCTGGCACCGCCGCATCGCCGCGTGGCCGATATCATGCAAACCGAGGTTATCGCCTCGGTCGTTGATGAGGATCAGGAAGCCACGGCCAGCAAGTTGATGGAGTACGACTTGCTGGCCTTACCGATCGTCGATCATGAGAATCGTCTGGTGGGTATCGTCACGCACGACGACGTGGCGGACGTGATTGTCGAAGAAGCCAGTGAGGACGTCTATCGCTTGGGCGCTGTCGGGCCTTTGGAAGACAGCTACTTGCGAACCCCGCTGCTGACGATGTGGAGCAAACGCAGCTTCTGGTTGGCGATTCTGTTCTGTGCCGAGTTCATGACCATGATGGTCTTGTTGCAGTACAAAGAGACCTTCGATGCCGTGCCAGGATTGGTGCTCTTTATTCCGCTGATCATCTCGGCGGGCGGGAATTGCGGATCGCAATCGGCCACGATTATCACCCGCGCGCTAGCGCTGGGAGAGGTCCAGCCAGCGGATTGGTTCCGCGTCGTCTGGCACGAGATCATGATGGGCGTATCATTGGGGCTCACCCTCGGCGCGTTGGGACTGATCGGGGCCGCCGGCTTTCTGCACATGATGGGGGGACACGACGAATCCACAAACAAAGTTACCATTGCCCACATGGCGATGGTTGTTTCGCTGGGGGTGTCCCTGGTCGTAGTCTGCGGCAATCTGGTTGGCGCCACGCTTCCCTTGGCGCTCAAACGACTTGGGCTCGACCCGGCCCTGATGTCAAATCCCGTGGTAGCCAGCCTAGTCGACGTGACAGGCATACTGCTCTACTTCGCGATCGCCGAAGCATTCCTGATGTGA
- a CDS encoding Nif11-like leader peptide family natural product precursor has translation MTTATKSATKVNPVEAFLMKVREDGQIRSQIEALKTQEKDQAIQEICRIANKIGFKFNAKQYEQYARMTWTRTAKPNRAMTDQELILVACGCC, from the coding sequence ATGACCACTGCCACCAAGTCTGCCACCAAGGTGAATCCCGTCGAGGCATTCCTGATGAAGGTTCGGGAAGACGGTCAGATCCGCAGCCAGATCGAGGCGCTCAAGACCCAAGAGAAGGACCAGGCGATTCAAGAGATCTGCCGCATTGCCAACAAGATCGGCTTCAAGTTCAACGCCAAGCAGTACGAGCAGTACGCCCGTATGACCTGGACCCGCACGGCGAAGCCCAATCGTGCGATGACTGATCAAGAGCTGATCCTTGTTGCTTGCGGCTGCTGCTAG
- a CDS encoding NlpC/P60 family protein has protein sequence MTAALSRRQALSLMAVGGLLPAMRWASAAPIPEINSHSAKPSYKLQFSGSADELIGDILHSERGDPHMESGTPHHEWYSERVRRRFGAWGPTPRLYPPLAELDGRPLEWQRERVIATAARFVGYGYQHHHIPDWDPPHDWPWKHSCAGHNGKGFDCSNFTSFVYNQGFGIKISSGIQRQARVEHAFEAGHSVRIAQVDLPAGYLARREALRTGDLLYIRGREDGPITHVVIWIGAIGSASSSLPLIMDSHGAGVSDDEGNAIPCGVQLRPFREDSWYNRCASHAHRFFHDRHA, from the coding sequence ATGACCGCCGCCCTTTCTCGTCGCCAGGCCTTGTCGTTGATGGCGGTCGGCGGATTGTTGCCTGCGATGCGCTGGGCTTCCGCAGCGCCGATACCGGAAATAAATAGCCACTCCGCCAAGCCCAGCTACAAGCTGCAGTTCAGCGGCTCGGCCGATGAGTTAATTGGCGACATTCTGCACTCCGAGCGGGGTGATCCGCACATGGAGTCGGGAACGCCGCATCACGAATGGTACTCGGAGCGCGTGCGCCGGCGATTTGGCGCGTGGGGGCCGACGCCAAGGCTGTATCCGCCGCTGGCCGAACTTGACGGCAGGCCGCTGGAATGGCAACGCGAAAGGGTCATCGCCACGGCAGCCCGGTTTGTCGGCTATGGCTATCAGCACCATCACATTCCCGATTGGGACCCGCCACACGACTGGCCGTGGAAGCATTCCTGCGCCGGCCACAATGGTAAAGGCTTTGATTGCAGCAATTTTACCAGCTTCGTCTACAATCAAGGTTTCGGCATCAAGATCAGCTCTGGCATTCAGCGGCAGGCTCGAGTTGAACATGCGTTCGAGGCCGGGCATTCGGTGCGCATCGCGCAGGTCGACCTACCAGCCGGCTACCTGGCGCGCCGTGAAGCGCTGCGCACCGGTGACTTGCTCTACATTCGCGGGCGCGAGGATGGACCGATCACTCACGTTGTCATATGGATCGGTGCGATCGGGAGTGCGTCGAGCAGCTTGCCTCTGATCATGGATAGTCACGGAGCGGGCGTCTCCGACGATGAGGGGAACGCCATCCCGTGCGGCGTGCAGCTGCGCCCTTTCCGCGAGGACTCTTGGTACAACCGCTGTGCAAGTCATGCGCATCGCTTCTTTCACGACCGCCATGCGTAG